From a single Nicotiana tomentosiformis chromosome 2, ASM39032v3, whole genome shotgun sequence genomic region:
- the LOC138905676 gene encoding uncharacterized protein, with protein sequence MVYFDVIMGMDWLSSCYAMLDCRAKIVRFQFPNEEVLEWKGSSASLVAKFISYLKAQRMIGKGCLAYLAHIINPESEPPALQSVPVIKEFPEVFLDDLLGLSPERIIDFGIDLMPGTQPISIPPYGMAPAELNELRE encoded by the coding sequence ATGGTGTATTTCGATGTgatcatgggtatggattggttatcttccTGCTATGCCATGTTAGATTGTCGTGCCAAGATAGTCAGGTTCCAATTTCCAAATGAAGAAGTCTTAGAGTGGAAGGGTAGTTCAGCATCGCTGGTAgctaagtttatttcttaccttaaggcacaACGAATGATTGGTAAGGGGTGTCTCGCCTATTTGGCTCACATCATTAATCCAGAATCAGAACCACCAGCTCTTCAGTCTGTTCCAGTTATTAAAGAATTCCCAGAAGTTTTCCTAGATGACCTTCTTGGACTTTCTCCTGAAAGAATCATAGACTTTGGCATTGATCtcatgccaggcactcagcccatatctataccTCCTTATGGGATGGCTCCAGCAGAACTTAATGAGCTGAGAGAATAG
- the LOC138905677 gene encoding uncharacterized protein — protein sequence MEFIRLGKHAPHMVKTKKEKICRFVGGLAYHIKDTTSAVSVGMTTFSSVVGFAKHLEKDRQQRREEKEHNKKGRTESGFNGTSSGGGRDSSNKESLAPAQSSNQSGGGCSFRRTQSYGKQSRQNQNFRTSSSHSQSHAEQHSHQQGLCGTCKRQHPGKYKLGFHGCYHCGDIGHIKANYPKLRRNFSGGSTRPSSSSATAVAPPQARGSHNQTGHGVGRGADRVTQGGGQPRLFSTLDRQSEEDLQKLLQVYF from the coding sequence ATGGAATTCATAAGGTTAGGTAAGCATGCTCCTCACATGGTTaagacaaaaaaagaaaagatttgCAGGTTTGTTGGTGGTTTGGCTTACCATATTAAGGATACGACATCAGCTGTATCGGTAGGGATGACAACCTTCTCCTCTGTTGTGGGATTCGCCAAGCACTTAGAAAAAGACAGACAACaaaggagagaagaaaaagagcatAACAAGAAAGGCCGGACAGAGAGCGGGTTTAATGGTACATCCAGCGGAGGTGGAAGGGATTCCTCTAATAAGGAGTCATTAGCACCAGCTCAGTCCAGTAATCAGTCAGGTGGTGGGTGTTCCTTCAGACGTACTCAGAGTTATGGAAAGCAGTCTCGCCAGAATCAGAATtttaggacatcatcctcacataGCCAGAGTCATGCTGAGCAACATTCACACCAACAAGGTCTTTGTGGAACATGTAAGCGGCAACATCCAGGAAAGTATAAGCTCGGGTTTCATGGTTGCTATCATTGTGGAGACATTGGTCATATAAAGGCCAACTACCCAAAGTTGCGACGTAATTTCAGTGGTGGATCAACTCGTCCTTCTAGTTCCTCAGCTACTGCAGTTGCACCACCTCAGGCTCGTGGTTCTCATAATCAGACCGGGCATGGGGTAGGCAGAGGTGCTGATCGAGTTACTCAGGGAGGGGGACAACCCCGTTTGTTTTCTACACTTGATCGTCAGAGTGAAGAGGATCTGCAGAAGTTATTACAGGTATACTTTTAG